In Hypanus sabinus isolate sHypSab1 chromosome 10, sHypSab1.hap1, whole genome shotgun sequence, the genomic stretch TCTAAACAGCCAACTGGTATAAATCCCATGCATTTTAATCTTcaggattagcctcccatgagggactttgtcaaaggccttactgaaatccatgtagacaacatccactgccctactacACTCAttaatctctctcatcaccttgtcaaaaaactcaatcaagctgCTAAGCCATTctgactctccctaattaggccatgggtttccaaatgcttataTAGGATATCCTTCAGAAATTTCTACAGCTATTTCCCTACGACtgacgtgagactcactggtctatagttccctggattttcccttgttcccttcttaagtagaggtacaacattagccgctctccagtctccaggacttGCCTCTTGCTAGAGAGAACACAGAAATACTGGTTAACGGTAACCTGGGGTAagtcccatcaggccctggggataaATCCACCTTAATACCCCTTAGGAGACACAAAACTTCCTCTTCCTTGACCTCTAAAACTCGGAACACAGATTGAAGATGTGCAGAAATGGCCCATTCTGATACAGACAGAAAAACAGAGAATTTGATGGTCAGTCCAGATGACTGATCTCTGCCCAGTTGGAAGAGGAGGATGTGTTCTTTCAACGTGGGTTGAATTTCGTTgttacagtgtgatgtcagagctCACCATACAGACTAAATTTATCATTTCTAAAATTCTGTCCTTCACCTATTGATGTCTTTTATAAATTTTACAGGGTTAGGAATGTTGAAGAATTTGTGAATGGGAATCTCAAACTCGAGCACCTCAGGTTTGCTGTCTCTGTGCAGATTTTAAAGAGTGACCAGATATTTCCTCTGTAACACCAATATATTTATTGTGATCCTTGGAGATGAAGATCTATCACATTCCAGCTGGGAACGTACTTTGTGACTGAGATGAAGATTTCTGTTGTGACTCAGTGAAATCCACTAGAACTGACGTGCTGAGAACACTAGGTCTTCAACTGCATTGATTGTACAAGGTAGTCACTACGTCAATCATCTGACTTAATGAATTGCTATAGAATTGACAGTAGGGAGATATCATTCTCAGGAACTCACTCAGTTATCTGACTAACTGGCTCACTGTTCACCTTTGGTAGCGGCTGTTCACCTGAGAATGTGGGAAGGAATCTATTCAGTCATCTGACCTTCtgacacaccaatcagttcacactggggagatgccgTTTAagtgctcggactgtgggaagggatttccaCGGTCATGTCAACTGAAGCTACATCAACGAGATCACACCAGTAAGAAACCATTCACcttctcagactgtgggaaaggattcaattCAGCATCTCAGCTGAAGGAACATGAGCGAGGTCACACTGCGGAGAGGCCGTttacttgctcagactgtgggaagcgattcacttgcCCATCTCACCTgcagagacatcggtcagtgcaCACTGGGGAaaaaccattcacctgctcagactgtgggaagggattcacttcatcaTCCAACTTATCTAGACATCTGAAAACTCACACTGAGGAAAATCTGTtcagctgctcagactgtgggaaacgattcactcagtcatctgaccttcTCAAACACCAgccagttcacactgggaagtGGTCGTACACCTGCTCAaattgtgggaaaggattcagtgagttatctTACCTTCAAAGACACCAGTCACTTCACACTGGGAAGTGGCCATTTACCTGTTCAaattgtgggaaaggattcagtcggTTATGTGATCTGAAAGGACATacgcgagttcatactggggagaggccgttcacctgctcagactgtgggaagcaaTTCATTTGGTCATCTCACCTGTATAGACACCAGCGACTTCactctggagagaggccattcacctgttccgtgtgtgggaaagggtttgctcggtcatcccacctaaaGAGACACGAATTAACTCACAGTATGaagaaaccattcacctgctcagactgtggaaagggattttcCGAATCATCagacctactggcacaccagtcagttcacacaggAGAGTGGTTGTTCACCTGCTCAATTTGTGGGAAAGGATGCACCTCATCATCTCAACTGAAaacacatcagcgagttcacactggggagaagccgttcatctgctcagactgtgggaagcgattcgcTCAGGTATCCAGCCTGCAGACAcacttgcgagttcacactggtgagaagccgttctcctgctctgaatgtgggaagcgattcattcAGTTATCTGAACTGAAaatacatcagcgaattcacactggggagaagccatacacctgctcagactgtgggaagcgattcgcTAGGTCATGTCTCCTGTACAGACACCGGCGAGTTCactctggagagaggccattcacctgctccgtgtgtgggaAAGGGTTTGCTTGGTCATCCCACCTAAAGAAACACCAATCAACTCACAGTAAGaagaaaccattcacctgctcagactgtggaaagggattttcCCTATCATCagacctactggcacaccagtcagttcacacgggAGAGTagttgttcacctgctcagattgtgggaaaggATGCAtctggtcatctcaactgaaaacacatcagcgagttcacactggggagaagccgttcacctgctcagactgtgggaagggattcactcagttatccacccTACAGGCACACCGGCGGCTTCActctggggagaaaccattcacctgctcagactgtggtaagCAATTCACTCAGATAACCAGGCTGCAGACACACCTGCAAGtgcacactggtgagaggccgttctcctgctctgaatgtgggaagtgaTTCAGTCGTACATCCGGACTTACGAAACACTACCGAGTTCACAGAGAGGACACAATTTTAATATGCCTGATGCTGGATATTTAACCATCAAATTTGCTGAAGTCAGAGACGAATTCAAAAGAGACTGTTGGTGTTGAACTCCAGTAATTTTTGCTGCTGCTTATCACATCCAGTTCTACATCCTGGCCTCTGGAACTgagaggagtttcttctgctgatgTTCACCTTTAATCCTTTAATGGGAATGGAAATTAATTTTCTGGATCCGTTATTAATAAATCATTTGTATTTTAAACTTTGCCTCAGGTACTTGCTGCATTTACAACTCACCCCATGTACAGTGGGGAGTCAACTCAGTCCAGCTAGACCAGGGgtggcaaactttttgacttgagggccacaaagggttctaaaatttgacaggggggccggaccaggagcagatggacggagtgttttggtaatacacctcataagagaaaataaaatatcatgggatatgtagaaaacatgtgctttaatttcagttgaaaatgaacaaatgcattacaacaaaatatctgtctttgaagtcccatggtatttagctatttattgaaatgacttttaaaacactgaaaattaaatgaataaaatagctttttttaatagtaacagttattatttcaaagcactgaaaattctgttatccttcaagatattatcatcactctcctcctgactgtctttatttcaaaaacggtaggagatgcaggtctacttgtcctgctccttctgattcaattgtcccctgtgccaaaactcaacaatgaccagcacaaggacagaacagtgacagcacgccagtatgcggagcgcgttattgatctggagcgcattttttattttgagaacgtacgtgcacctgcgcactactcatgtccatcacttaacagaaatgacatgtaacatgtaaggcttattgaaaaaaatattttcaaatgcattttttacataacacaacgaagaaacttatttttaatttcagtgggaacagtgttgttggtctccctttttagccagcgcatcaaagtctggatttagttttgttgtggcgattctcaggatggatctgaggtgttggtcagttaacttggatctgtggctggctttgttgatgttcatgacgctgaacgcctgttcacacaaataggtcgagccgaacaaaaagtaaagcgcaaatgtggagtaatacgctgcacctcaacaaaggtcaatgtatatagagtgcgtcatctattgggaaaacgccagaattgcggggaaaaaacattaacaaggtttattaatataacttcatcaagttctgcgggccggattaaaaggCTTAACCGatatatggcccccgggccgtagtttgcccatgcctgagctaGACCCttccagtgtttctgttccatgatAATCCTTTTAAATCCATCCTGCTGTTCACCTCTCACTCACTCTTTGGTGATGTGTTCCGGACAGTCTCCACCATGgctgaagaggtttcccttgaatttcctgcTTGACTTTCtacaggctgaagaagaagacaaACTGACTGCAGTTATGTTTCTCTCTCAGATCTCTTGCCTGAGAAAGAATATCCTTGTTGGCCAGAAGGGACTACAGTCTACAAATTATTGGATTTGAATGAATCAGGTACAGTGGAAGTAGACAAAAAGAACAACAGTCTACAAATCAGTGGATTCAGATGAATCGGGACAGAAATAGCAGACAATCCAAATGTCTTTGTTTCCCCCCATTTTGTGAACTCTGATCTGATTCTTGCTcggggataatctaatcagagcaattgaatgtcGACATTAGGAGGTTCAAGTGATGACCTGCTGAATCTGAGATCATTCTCAGACAAGTAGCTATTTATTAAGTAAAGTTCTAGTCCTACCAAAGAAGCAATCTGTAATCATGTTAAATTGAGTGTTTGGGTCACCTTGTTTAACTGGTTTagaccagtcagagttgaaaggCACGAACACACAAAGGTGGGAGGGGCATTAACCATGGAACAACACTGGTTGTAGCCCTGCACTAGAGTCAGTAAGAAGGTGACCaaagtaggtcaggtgaccttgagccaatgggatggaaaTACATTAGTTCAAATGATGAAGGTGTCACGTATTCAggtaacaataaatatatgagttaggcaagggtttatacaacaaataacacgtttattaaacactaaacaaaccccccaaaggtaaacaaacactaacgtaaccagaaatcagctgctgtgtggcagcttaaacagttcttagaGCGATGcggctcaaacagttcttaaagcgatgttgcaaaaacagttctttaaagtaggattgccacaagttcaaaatgctcacagtacatttaaaaggagagactttataagacgatttaaattctcgtTCACATCGTTTTGGTTCGATCCCCGGCGTCGAACTTTttgaatttacgaaacgaaacggcttaaaggcactgacctttcctttatcacactgtcctcaatcttttctgctatcccacagagattaacacgagaacagtcaacaaattccttccgaatacggatcaaacaaggtcgaacccgtttcactgtTGAAAATCGAttttcctcgatctttaactcccgaactctgatcttcactctccactgattctcaactagcagtattgtaaaaaaactgctggcaatgaccttttaagctttaggcattagataaaaacttcattcttcaactaaactgcgtcatcacattaaatcacgcagtggcatgaagtcaacatggcaaatcccgccacgaactgcccctcctcacagggtggggtcttccttttataccctgtaaaaaaaacctgtcacatgatctctactggtggggaaataacgtcactccaccatcacaagaccattacctcaagtccagtatagcttcaaccccagtcacgtgataagggtaccactgtcatgtgtcacaagTACATAACAAAGGAAACTATAAGGATCTGGAGCTCCAAATGCAAAAtggtgataactctccagcaaccAGAGACCAACCATCACGGATGACGAGGACGCCACAGACACATGGAGATTGGGACACAAGGAACACCTGTCCAGCATAGACTCCTTTACTGGGTAATACCTTTTCACTTAATTGActtcatggagggtcagggaaTTCTAGTGGATATGCACACAGTTAGCTAGTTTATGAACCACGTGTTCTTTAGTTGATACAATAAAGGCTACTtcttgg encodes the following:
- the LOC132401148 gene encoding zinc finger protein 229-like; the protein is MPFKCSDCGKGFPRSCQLKLHQRDHTSKKPFTFSDCGKGFNSASQLKEHERGHTAERPFTCSDCGKRFTCPSHLQRHRSVHTGEKPFTCSDCGKGFTSSSNLSRHLKTHTEENLFSCSDCGKRFTQSSDLLKHQPVHTGKWSYTCSNCGKGFSELSYLQRHQSLHTGKWPFTCSNCGKGFSRLCDLKGHTRVHTGERPFTCSDCGKQFIWSSHLYRHQRLHSGERPFTCSVCGKGFARSSHLKRHELTHSMKKPFTCSDCGKGFSESSDLLAHQSVHTGEWLFTCSICGKGCTSSSQLKTHQRVHTGEKPFICSDCGKRFAQVSSLQTHLRVHTGEKPFSCSECGKRFIQLSELKIHQRIHTGEKPYTCSDCGKRFARSCLLYRHRRVHSGERPFTCSVCGKGFAWSSHLKKHQSTHSKKKPFTCSDCGKGFSLSSDLLAHQSVHTGE